From a single Catenulispora sp. EB89 genomic region:
- the rplU gene encoding 50S ribosomal protein L21 produces the protein MYAIVKSGGRQHKVAVGDVVEVDRLPGAPAGQELELSAILLVDGDAVTSDPWVLEGVKVKAEVVEETKGPKIHILKYKNKTGYRVRKGHRQKHTQIKITAIDGGKK, from the coding sequence GTGTACGCGATCGTCAAGAGCGGCGGACGGCAGCACAAGGTGGCTGTCGGCGACGTCGTCGAGGTGGACCGCCTCCCGGGCGCCCCGGCCGGCCAGGAACTGGAACTGTCGGCGATCCTGCTCGTCGACGGCGACGCCGTCACCTCCGACCCGTGGGTCCTGGAGGGCGTGAAGGTCAAGGCCGAGGTGGTCGAGGAGACCAAGGGTCCGAAGATCCACATCCTCAAGTACAAGAACAAGACCGGCTACCGCGTGCGCAAGGGCCACCGCCAGAAGCACACCCAGATCAAGATCACCGCCATCGACGGCGGCAAGAAGTAA
- the proB gene encoding glutamate 5-kinase produces the protein MSGQLREEVSAARRIVVKVGSSSLTTAVGGLSGERVDALVDAIASRLEVPGTQLVLVSSGAIAAGLAPLGLRKRPKDLPTQQAAASVGQGLLVGRYTASFARYGRTVGQVLLTVDDTTRRSHYRNAHQTMARLLDMNVLPIVNENDTVATHEIRFGDNDRLAALVAHLVHADLLVLLSDVDALYDGDPAKPGTSQVADVRGPADLAGISIGGAGRAGVGTGGMATKVEAARIATEAGIPVVLTSAAHAARALRGEVVGTLFHRTGSRTPTRLLWLAHAADTRGSLRLDPGAVKAIVERRLSLLPAGVTGVEGSFNAGDPVDLVDDAGVAVARGLVNYDASELPELLGRSTRELAAALGPQYERELVHRDDLVVLR, from the coding sequence GTGTCCGGCCAGCTGCGTGAAGAAGTGTCCGCCGCCCGGCGGATCGTGGTGAAGGTCGGCTCCTCGTCGCTGACCACCGCCGTCGGCGGTCTGTCCGGCGAGCGGGTCGACGCGCTGGTCGACGCCATCGCCTCGCGCCTGGAGGTGCCGGGCACGCAGCTGGTGCTGGTGTCCTCCGGCGCCATCGCCGCCGGCCTGGCGCCGCTGGGCCTGCGCAAGCGCCCCAAGGACCTGCCCACCCAGCAGGCCGCCGCCTCGGTCGGCCAGGGCCTGCTGGTCGGCCGGTACACGGCCTCCTTCGCGCGCTACGGCCGCACCGTCGGCCAGGTGCTGCTCACGGTCGACGACACGACGCGGCGCTCGCACTACCGCAACGCGCACCAGACGATGGCGCGGCTGCTGGACATGAACGTCCTGCCGATCGTGAACGAGAACGACACGGTCGCCACCCACGAGATCCGCTTCGGCGACAACGACCGGCTGGCCGCCCTGGTGGCCCACCTGGTGCACGCCGACCTGCTGGTCCTGCTCTCGGACGTCGACGCGCTCTACGACGGCGACCCGGCCAAGCCCGGCACATCGCAGGTCGCCGACGTCCGGGGTCCGGCGGACCTGGCCGGCATCTCCATCGGGGGAGCGGGCCGGGCCGGGGTCGGCACCGGCGGCATGGCCACGAAGGTCGAGGCCGCGCGGATCGCCACCGAGGCCGGCATCCCGGTGGTGCTGACCTCGGCCGCGCACGCGGCCCGCGCGCTGCGCGGCGAGGTGGTCGGCACGCTGTTCCACCGGACCGGTTCGCGCACGCCGACCCGCCTGCTGTGGCTGGCGCACGCCGCCGACACGCGCGGCTCGCTGCGGCTGGATCCCGGCGCGGTGAAGGCGATCGTCGAGCGGCGGCTGTCGCTGCTGCCGGCCGGCGTGACCGGCGTCGAAGGGTCCTTCAACGCCGGGGACCCGGTGGACCTGGTGGACGACGCCGGGGTCGCGGTCGCGCGCGGGCTGGTGAACTACGACGCGAGCGAGCTGCCGGAACTGCTGGGGCGCTCGACGCGGGAGCTCGCGGCGGCGCTGGGGCCGCAGTACGAGCGGGAGCTGGTGCACCGGGACGACTTGGTCGTCCTGCGCTGA
- a CDS encoding Rne/Rng family ribonuclease, which translates to MLDNEPTGVPGEQPDQTSDAQDAAATAATNEGEAPQRQRRRAASRPAGPPVPPAEGSEAAASDDAEPESKPKRARKTAAKKVPAPEPAAEAAEAGDAPAAKKTTRTRARKKAAEAEPTEASQPQDAGADAGAEPAAEASGATAKSAPTRTRRRATSAGTAGEQTTTAETGEASEAASGPVAPAEQADTATAGTTATTAPRTRTRRRATSAGTAAEQASAEASAAAQGTTAAPQNAGPKNTEPEAVGAGAGDQTAAETASRPGLTSPFANPFAAPQLPATGAKAAKKTAPAQETPAEQPAKADSAPAAKAASAANAATKSDTKSDTAAQSEPEQDSDAKPKRTRRRAASAPAGPPRAQEAAEAQQDEPDEQPAEQDRPAKQDRQDGRTRQDRQDGRTRQGRQSRQDRQDRQDKDRGQQPQPAAAQDAAAAAAAATAAAAEPVDLDSLSPAERARAIIAARAAAPAAGVLFQAPDLATVAAQQAAAKAAKAESTDAEAEEEPEAEAEEEPAPTRRTRTRNRNRNRAEQAEPATAESAEAEAEDEGDEDDDEGTGSSSRRRRRRRRRAGGESVESSPDDPPNTVVKVRESRVRSRDRKGGGLVADDDVQGVRGSTRLEAKKQRRREGRDTGRRRAPLITEAEFLARRESVERVMVVRQSGDRTQIGVLEDGVLVEHYVNRAQSASYVGNVYLGKVQNVLPSMEAAFVDIGKGRNAVLYAGEVNFDAAGITGQAKRIESVLKSGQAVLTQVTKDPIGHKGARLTSQISLPGRYLVYVPEGTMTGISRKLPENERNRLKAILKAVVPENAGVIVRTAAEGATEDELRRDVERLSAQWEEIQRKAASSASSAPTLLYGEPDLTVRVVRDIFNEDFSKLIVSGDQAWDTIREYVGGVAPDLAPRLERWTSEQDVFAVHRVDEQLAKGLDRKVWLPSGGSLVIDRTEAMVVIDVNTGKFTGSGGNLEETVTRNNIEAAEEIVRQLRLRDLGGIIVIDFIDMVLESNRDLVMRRLLECLGRDRTKHQVAEVTSLGLIQMTRKRVGQGLLEAFSETCDKCNGRGVLVHMEPVPVGHGHSPEDAERDGRGPQGRGGRQGEQARSEGQNGAEDEHEGGRGRRKRRKSHGHADRQQHFDPQYDVDGVPEEFQDFADGEHADAGPVTVTKVTRVAAVDGDHDDAHDDVDQDDEAQDEAAELSEHSDVEHIPSHAHVVAPVVTPGDVVAAEEADVTERLAAGDAQAHTVYVPHAGGDVSVAEADREETEAEAAEPVAVAVSAASAAGVTEGAEATESAEDAPKRRGLRVRRAAKRPAGPPAAHS; encoded by the coding sequence ATGCTCGACAACGAGCCCACCGGCGTCCCCGGCGAACAGCCGGACCAGACGTCAGACGCGCAGGACGCGGCCGCCACGGCCGCCACGAACGAAGGCGAGGCGCCCCAGCGCCAGCGCCGGAGGGCGGCCAGCCGCCCGGCCGGCCCGCCGGTACCCCCGGCGGAGGGGTCCGAGGCCGCGGCCTCGGACGACGCCGAGCCGGAAAGCAAGCCCAAGCGGGCTCGCAAGACGGCGGCCAAGAAGGTCCCCGCCCCGGAGCCGGCCGCCGAGGCGGCCGAGGCCGGAGACGCACCCGCTGCCAAGAAGACGACGCGTACCCGTGCGCGCAAGAAGGCCGCCGAGGCCGAGCCGACTGAGGCGAGCCAGCCGCAGGACGCCGGCGCCGATGCGGGCGCTGAGCCTGCTGCGGAAGCGTCCGGCGCGACCGCGAAGAGCGCGCCGACGCGTACCCGGCGGCGTGCCACGTCGGCCGGTACCGCCGGGGAGCAGACGACCACGGCCGAGACCGGCGAAGCGAGTGAGGCCGCGAGCGGCCCGGTCGCGCCCGCCGAGCAGGCCGACACCGCGACCGCCGGGACCACCGCGACCACCGCGCCCCGCACCCGCACCCGCCGCCGTGCGACCTCCGCCGGAACGGCCGCCGAGCAGGCGAGCGCCGAGGCGTCCGCCGCCGCGCAGGGCACGACCGCGGCCCCGCAGAACGCCGGGCCCAAGAACACCGAGCCCGAGGCCGTAGGCGCCGGCGCCGGCGACCAAACCGCCGCCGAAACCGCCTCCCGCCCCGGCCTCACCTCGCCCTTCGCGAACCCCTTCGCGGCCCCGCAGCTCCCGGCCACGGGCGCCAAGGCGGCCAAGAAGACCGCCCCGGCCCAGGAAACCCCGGCCGAGCAGCCCGCGAAGGCCGACAGCGCGCCGGCCGCCAAGGCTGCCAGTGCTGCCAACGCCGCCACCAAGTCCGACACCAAGTCCGACACCGCCGCGCAGTCCGAGCCCGAGCAGGACTCCGACGCCAAGCCCAAGCGCACCCGCCGCCGCGCCGCGTCCGCCCCGGCGGGCCCGCCGCGTGCGCAGGAAGCTGCCGAGGCGCAGCAGGACGAGCCGGACGAGCAGCCGGCCGAGCAGGACCGGCCGGCCAAGCAGGACCGCCAGGACGGCCGCACCCGCCAGGACCGTCAGGACGGCCGCACGCGCCAGGGCCGCCAGTCCCGGCAGGACCGCCAGGACCGCCAGGACAAGGACCGGGGCCAGCAGCCCCAGCCCGCCGCCGCCCAGGACGCAGCGGCAGCCGCCGCGGCGGCGACCGCCGCGGCCGCCGAGCCCGTCGACCTCGACAGCCTCTCCCCGGCCGAACGCGCCCGCGCCATCATCGCCGCCCGCGCGGCGGCCCCGGCCGCCGGCGTCCTGTTCCAGGCCCCCGACCTGGCCACCGTCGCCGCGCAGCAGGCTGCCGCCAAGGCTGCGAAGGCCGAGTCGACCGACGCCGAGGCCGAGGAAGAGCCCGAGGCCGAAGCCGAGGAGGAGCCGGCCCCGACGCGCCGCACTCGGACGCGCAACCGCAACCGCAATCGCGCCGAGCAGGCGGAGCCCGCCACCGCCGAGTCCGCCGAGGCGGAGGCCGAGGACGAGGGCGACGAGGACGACGACGAGGGCACCGGCTCCTCCAGCCGCCGCCGTCGCCGGCGTCGCCGCCGCGCCGGTGGCGAGTCCGTCGAGTCCAGCCCGGACGACCCGCCGAACACTGTCGTCAAGGTCCGCGAGTCCCGCGTCCGCAGCCGGGACCGCAAGGGCGGCGGCCTGGTCGCCGACGACGACGTGCAGGGCGTGCGCGGTTCGACCCGCCTGGAGGCCAAGAAGCAGCGCCGCCGCGAGGGCCGGGACACCGGCCGCCGCCGCGCGCCGCTGATCACCGAGGCCGAGTTCCTCGCCCGGCGCGAGAGCGTCGAGCGGGTCATGGTCGTGCGCCAGAGCGGCGACCGGACGCAGATCGGCGTGCTGGAGGACGGTGTCCTCGTCGAGCACTACGTCAACCGCGCGCAGTCCGCGTCCTACGTCGGCAACGTGTACCTGGGCAAGGTGCAGAACGTGCTGCCGTCGATGGAGGCCGCGTTCGTCGACATCGGCAAGGGCCGCAACGCCGTGCTGTACGCCGGCGAGGTCAACTTCGACGCGGCCGGCATCACCGGCCAGGCCAAGCGCATCGAGAGCGTCCTGAAGAGCGGCCAGGCGGTCCTGACCCAGGTCACCAAGGACCCGATCGGCCACAAGGGCGCCCGGCTGACCAGCCAGATCTCGCTGCCCGGCCGCTACCTGGTCTACGTGCCCGAGGGCACCATGACCGGGATCAGCCGCAAGCTGCCGGAGAACGAGCGCAACCGCCTCAAGGCGATCCTGAAGGCGGTCGTCCCGGAGAACGCCGGGGTCATCGTCCGCACCGCCGCCGAGGGCGCGACCGAGGACGAGCTGCGCCGCGACGTGGAGCGGCTGTCCGCGCAGTGGGAGGAGATCCAGCGCAAGGCGGCCTCCTCGGCCAGCTCGGCGCCGACGCTGCTGTACGGCGAGCCGGACCTGACCGTGCGCGTGGTGCGCGACATCTTCAACGAGGACTTCAGCAAGCTGATCGTCTCCGGCGACCAGGCCTGGGACACCATCCGCGAGTACGTCGGCGGGGTCGCCCCGGACCTGGCGCCGCGGCTGGAGCGCTGGACCTCCGAGCAGGACGTCTTCGCCGTGCACCGGGTGGACGAGCAGCTGGCCAAGGGGCTGGACCGCAAGGTCTGGCTGCCCTCCGGCGGCTCGCTGGTCATCGACCGCACCGAGGCGATGGTCGTGATCGACGTCAACACCGGCAAGTTCACCGGCTCCGGGGGCAACCTGGAGGAGACGGTCACCCGCAACAACATCGAGGCGGCCGAGGAGATCGTCCGCCAGCTGCGGCTGCGCGACCTCGGCGGCATCATCGTCATCGACTTCATCGACATGGTCCTGGAGTCCAACCGCGACCTGGTGATGCGCCGCCTGCTGGAGTGCCTGGGCCGGGACCGGACCAAGCACCAGGTGGCCGAGGTCACCTCGCTGGGCCTGATCCAGATGACCCGCAAGCGGGTGGGCCAGGGCCTGCTGGAGGCCTTCTCGGAGACCTGCGACAAGTGCAACGGCCGCGGGGTGCTGGTGCACATGGAGCCGGTGCCGGTCGGCCACGGCCACTCGCCGGAGGACGCCGAGCGCGACGGCCGGGGCCCGCAGGGCCGCGGCGGCCGCCAGGGCGAGCAGGCCCGCTCCGAGGGCCAGAACGGCGCCGAGGACGAGCACGAGGGCGGCCGCGGCCGGCGCAAGCGGCGCAAGTCGCACGGCCACGCCGACCGCCAGCAGCACTTCGACCCGCAGTACGACGTGGACGGCGTGCCGGAGGAGTTCCAGGACTTCGCCGACGGCGAGCACGCGGACGCCGGTCCCGTCACCGTGACCAAGGTGACCCGGGTCGCCGCGGTCGACGGCGACCACGACGACGCGCACGACGACGTCGATCAGGACGACGAGGCCCAGGACGAGGCCGCCGAGCTGTCCGAGCACAGCGACGTGGAGCACATCCCGAGCCACGCGCACGTGGTGGCCCCGGTGGTGACTCCGGGCGACGTGGTCGCCGCCGAGGAGGCCGACGTCACCGAGCGGCTGGCCGCCGGGGACGCCCAAGCGCACACCGTCTACGTCCCGCACGCCGGCGGCGACGTCAGCGTGGCCGAGGCGGACCGCGAGGAGACGGAAGCCGAGGCCGCCGAGCCGGTCGCGGTGGCCGTGTCCGCCGCGTCGGCCGCCGGAGTCACCGAGGGCGCAGAAGCCACCGAGTCGGCCGAGGACGCGCCCAAGCGGCGCGGCCTGCGGGTCCGGCGCGCGGCCAAGCGTCCCGCCGGCCCGCCGGCGGCGCACAGCTGA
- the obgE gene encoding GTPase ObgE — MATFVDRVKLHVTAGNGGHGCASVKREKFKPLGGPDGANGGRGGDIVLVVDPNTNSLLDYHFSPHRKAGNGKPGGGDFQTGSNGADLVLPVPSGTVVKDGFGEVVADLVGSGTRFVVAHGGVGGLGNAALATSKRKAPGFALLGEPGEEGEFALELKSVADVALVGYPSAGKSSLIAAMSAAKPKIADYPFTTLVPNLGVVSAGESVYTIADVPGLIPGASDGKGLGHEFLRHIERCAVLVHVLDCATLETDRDPISDLDVIEAELRAYEDSRDESEWGIYGRLSERPRLIVLNKTDIPEGKDLADIVRPELQARGLDVFEVSAVSRAGLRELSFALAKIVDTARESRVEPEPERIVIRPKAVDEVGFTISYDEAEDAYFVRGTKPERWVRQTDFNNEEAVGYLADRLNKLGVEVELVKMGANEGDTVVIGDGPRAVVFDWQPSIPTGALGVTATGGRRGEDPRLHLHEDRPTSRDAEYRKAHRRRANGTIDVFAPEDDE; from the coding sequence ATGGCGACTTTCGTCGACCGCGTGAAGCTGCATGTCACGGCCGGGAACGGCGGCCACGGCTGCGCCTCGGTCAAGCGCGAGAAGTTCAAGCCGCTGGGCGGCCCCGACGGCGCCAACGGCGGCCGCGGCGGGGACATCGTGCTGGTGGTGGACCCGAACACCAACTCGCTGCTGGACTACCACTTCTCCCCGCACCGCAAGGCCGGCAACGGCAAGCCCGGCGGCGGCGACTTCCAGACCGGCTCCAACGGCGCCGACCTGGTGCTGCCGGTGCCCTCCGGCACCGTGGTCAAGGACGGCTTCGGCGAGGTGGTCGCGGACCTGGTCGGCAGCGGCACCCGGTTCGTGGTGGCGCACGGCGGCGTCGGCGGCCTGGGCAACGCGGCGCTGGCCACCTCCAAGCGCAAGGCCCCCGGCTTCGCGCTGCTCGGCGAGCCCGGCGAGGAGGGGGAGTTCGCGCTGGAGCTGAAGTCGGTCGCCGACGTCGCGCTGGTCGGCTACCCCAGCGCCGGCAAGTCCTCGCTGATCGCCGCGATGTCCGCGGCCAAGCCGAAGATCGCCGACTATCCGTTCACCACCCTGGTCCCGAACCTGGGCGTGGTCAGCGCCGGGGAGTCCGTCTACACCATCGCCGACGTGCCCGGCCTGATCCCCGGCGCCTCCGACGGCAAGGGCCTGGGCCACGAGTTCCTGCGGCACATCGAGCGCTGCGCGGTGCTGGTGCACGTCCTGGACTGCGCCACGCTGGAGACCGACCGCGACCCGATCTCCGACCTGGACGTCATCGAGGCCGAACTGCGCGCCTACGAGGACTCCCGCGACGAGAGCGAGTGGGGCATCTACGGCCGGCTCTCCGAGCGCCCGCGTCTGATCGTGCTGAACAAGACCGACATCCCCGAGGGCAAGGACCTGGCCGACATCGTGCGGCCGGAGCTCCAGGCCCGGGGTCTGGACGTGTTCGAGGTCTCCGCGGTCTCCCGCGCGGGACTGCGCGAGCTGTCCTTCGCGCTGGCGAAGATCGTGGACACCGCCCGCGAGTCCCGCGTCGAGCCGGAGCCCGAGCGCATCGTCATCCGCCCCAAGGCGGTCGACGAGGTCGGCTTCACCATCTCCTACGACGAGGCCGAGGACGCCTACTTCGTGCGCGGCACCAAGCCCGAGCGCTGGGTGCGCCAGACCGACTTCAACAACGAGGAGGCGGTGGGCTACCTGGCCGACCGGCTCAACAAGCTCGGGGTCGAGGTCGAGCTGGTCAAGATGGGCGCGAACGAGGGCGACACGGTGGTCATCGGCGACGGCCCGCGCGCCGTGGTCTTCGACTGGCAGCCCTCGATCCCCACCGGCGCGCTCGGCGTCACCGCCACCGGCGGCCGCCGTGGCGAGGACCCCCGCCTGCACCTGCACGAGGACCGGCCCACATCGCGAGACGCCGAGTATCGCAAGGCGCACCGGCGCCGTGCGAATGGGACAATCGATGTGTTCGCCCCCGAGGACGACGAGTAA
- a CDS encoding cell wall-binding repeat-containing protein, with translation MSAKKLTAAAATALAAATSLAVPAHAGVTPATFPGLNGKLTVSTGDNQLHFIAAGGTTAENMPSQAVAGAEWAPDGSRVAYIDEHGGLISARYDGTDPIVVASGLSVDSHPTWMNGGSFLVFARGGSLYKVPSLGGTAPVVLSAGHQQGDQDSAPQGGANGVLVFQRIDGRTNTPGIWVYNGYSDTQHFVLNSGGGHNPSLSPDAKTVVFSQLDHQYPKPGLQIWSIGVDGSNLTQLTKDAGTNVSNDRPVWSPDGGTIAFDNTVNGEIMTMAPSPGAPENALSPSNNGRLSWQPSANMSQPPSASNPVNLVERLDGPDRIGTANQVSGWSYGNQQANVVVLARQDIFADALAGSALAARFHGPLLLTPTGNLDARTLAELKRVLKPGSFVYVLGQTKAISANTFNQVAAAGFRPTRIGGQDRFETAVDIAETIVPDYTHNPVTILAATGLNFPDALAAGAVAGSRPNTVVVLTSDTKMPSETQSFLNAVPQRTVYGVGGEAVSALNSVRMPAAQVYGANRFVTAAIVAHTFFGGPQVVGIATGFNFPDALAGGALAGSVGGPLLLTGPTGLPSETEDYLRSASGSVSDAILFGGPAVITADQQSQVGDLISQPGQWEFAENNPSAHTGPR, from the coding sequence GTGTCCGCAAAGAAGCTCACGGCAGCCGCCGCGACAGCCCTCGCCGCAGCCACTTCTTTGGCGGTGCCGGCTCACGCGGGCGTCACGCCGGCCACGTTCCCGGGGCTCAATGGGAAGCTGACGGTTTCGACCGGCGACAATCAGCTGCACTTCATCGCGGCAGGCGGCACCACGGCCGAGAACATGCCATCCCAGGCGGTCGCCGGGGCGGAGTGGGCGCCGGACGGGAGCCGTGTCGCCTACATCGACGAGCACGGCGGTCTGATCTCGGCTCGCTACGACGGCACCGATCCCATAGTCGTGGCGTCGGGTCTGAGTGTTGACTCGCACCCGACGTGGATGAACGGCGGCAGCTTCCTCGTCTTCGCGCGAGGCGGGAGCTTGTACAAGGTCCCGAGCCTCGGCGGTACCGCGCCAGTGGTGCTCAGCGCCGGACACCAGCAGGGCGACCAGGACTCCGCCCCTCAGGGCGGCGCGAACGGCGTGCTCGTGTTCCAGCGTATCGACGGCAGGACGAACACGCCCGGAATCTGGGTCTACAACGGTTACTCGGACACCCAGCATTTCGTCCTGAACTCCGGCGGCGGCCACAACCCGTCGCTCTCGCCCGACGCGAAGACGGTCGTCTTCTCGCAGCTGGACCACCAGTACCCCAAACCTGGCCTGCAGATCTGGTCCATCGGGGTCGACGGTTCGAACCTCACTCAGCTGACCAAGGACGCCGGGACGAACGTCAGCAATGACCGCCCTGTGTGGTCGCCGGACGGCGGCACCATCGCGTTCGACAACACGGTCAACGGCGAGATCATGACCATGGCGCCCTCGCCGGGGGCGCCGGAGAACGCTCTCAGCCCCAGCAACAACGGTCGGCTCTCCTGGCAACCTTCTGCGAACATGTCGCAGCCGCCGTCCGCCTCCAACCCCGTCAACCTCGTCGAGCGCCTCGACGGCCCCGACCGCATCGGCACCGCGAACCAGGTCTCGGGCTGGTCCTACGGCAACCAGCAGGCGAACGTCGTCGTGCTGGCCCGCCAGGACATCTTCGCCGACGCGCTGGCCGGGTCCGCGCTCGCGGCGCGGTTCCACGGGCCGCTGCTGCTGACGCCGACGGGCAACCTCGACGCCCGGACGCTGGCCGAGCTCAAGCGGGTTTTGAAGCCGGGCTCGTTCGTATACGTGCTGGGGCAGACGAAGGCGATCTCGGCGAACACCTTCAACCAGGTCGCCGCAGCTGGGTTCCGGCCGACGCGGATCGGCGGGCAGGACCGGTTCGAGACCGCGGTGGACATCGCTGAGACGATCGTCCCGGACTACACGCACAACCCCGTCACCATCCTCGCCGCGACCGGGCTCAACTTCCCCGACGCGCTCGCGGCCGGTGCGGTGGCGGGTTCGCGGCCGAACACGGTCGTCGTGCTCACCTCCGACACGAAGATGCCGTCGGAGACCCAGTCGTTCCTGAACGCGGTGCCGCAGCGGACCGTGTACGGCGTCGGTGGCGAGGCCGTCAGCGCGCTGAACTCCGTGCGGATGCCGGCGGCGCAGGTCTACGGTGCGAACCGGTTCGTGACCGCTGCGATCGTGGCACACACGTTCTTCGGCGGGCCGCAGGTGGTCGGGATCGCGACCGGTTTCAACTTCCCCGACGCGCTGGCCGGTGGTGCGCTCGCCGGCAGTGTCGGTGGTCCGCTGCTGCTGACCGGCCCCACCGGGCTGCCCAGCGAGACGGAGGACTACCTGCGCAGCGCCTCGGGCTCGGTCTCGGACGCCATCCTGTTCGGCGGTCCCGCGGTCATCACCGCGGACCAGCAGAGCCAGGTCGGCGACCTGATCAGCCAGCCCGGCCAGTGGGAGTTCGCGGAGAACAACCCCTCCGCCCACACCGGTCCCCGCTAA
- the rpmA gene encoding 50S ribosomal protein L27, whose translation MAHKKGASSSKNGRDSNAQRLGVKRFGGQNVNAGEIIIRQRGTHFHPGLNMGRGKDDTLFALAAGKVEFGTLRGRRVISIVPVAE comes from the coding sequence ATGGCACACAAGAAGGGCGCATCGTCCTCCAAGAACGGCCGCGACTCCAATGCCCAGCGCCTCGGCGTGAAGCGCTTCGGCGGTCAGAACGTCAACGCCGGCGAGATCATCATCCGCCAGCGCGGCACCCACTTCCACCCCGGCCTGAACATGGGCCGCGGCAAGGACGACACCCTGTTCGCGCTGGCCGCGGGCAAGGTGGAGTTCGGCACGCTGCGCGGTCGGCGCGTCATCTCGATCGTCCCGGTGGCCGAGTAA
- a CDS encoding TIGR03936 family radical SAM-associated protein gives MPDGPPPPPTVQKLRIRYAKRGRLRFTSHRDIQRVFERALRRARVPMAYSAGFTPHPKVSWAGAAPTGVASEAEYVEIGVTRALVPAELAAALDGSLPADLDILEIVEAATPNLMERLEASVWEIRLPGVEPAAAVAAVAAFAAADEVLVERMTKNGVRTFDARAAVTAIEADAAGFVSAGEGGVGEGDGRGDRPCAILRLVVRHLTPAVRPDDVLTGLARVAGLVPPVPPQVTRLAQGPLRDGSDATPASVSVEALSDPLDPDRVAAGSAGDR, from the coding sequence ATGCCCGACGGTCCTCCGCCGCCGCCGACCGTTCAGAAGCTTCGGATCCGCTACGCCAAGCGTGGGCGGCTTCGCTTCACCAGTCACCGTGACATTCAGCGTGTTTTTGAGCGGGCGTTGCGGCGGGCTCGGGTGCCGATGGCGTACTCCGCGGGGTTCACGCCGCATCCGAAGGTGTCGTGGGCCGGGGCTGCGCCGACCGGGGTGGCCAGTGAGGCTGAGTACGTCGAGATCGGGGTCACTCGGGCGTTGGTGCCTGCTGAGCTGGCCGCTGCTTTGGATGGCTCGCTGCCTGCTGACCTGGACATTCTGGAGATCGTGGAGGCCGCCACTCCGAACCTCATGGAGCGGCTGGAGGCTTCTGTGTGGGAGATCCGACTGCCGGGGGTCGAGCCGGCGGCGGCGGTTGCCGCGGTTGCTGCTTTCGCCGCCGCGGACGAGGTGTTGGTCGAGCGGATGACCAAGAACGGGGTGCGGACGTTCGACGCCCGGGCCGCTGTGACCGCGATCGAGGCCGACGCGGCGGGTTTTGTTTCCGCTGGTGAGGGCGGTGTCGGCGAGGGTGACGGGCGTGGGGATCGACCCTGTGCGATACTGCGACTAGTCGTGCGGCACCTGACACCCGCCGTGCGGCCCGACGACGTCCTTACCGGACTCGCTCGTGTGGCAGGCCTGGTGCCGCCCGTCCCTCCCCAGGTGACGAGGCTGGCGCAGGGGCCGCTGCGGGACGGGTCCGACGCGACGCCGGCCAGTGTGAGCGTGGAGGCGCTGTCCGATCCCCTGGATCCGGACCGGGTCGCCGCGGGGTCGGCGGGCGACCGGTGA